One genomic segment of Thalassospiraceae bacterium LMO-SO8 includes these proteins:
- a CDS encoding recombinase family protein yields the protein MTKNLRNIFGGEANLSLGFGTPKQGRGEANKAGADAFAEKMRPILLKLSLEAGVVCGSVVLARMLNEQGIPTARSGKWHPETVKRLLRRVQPNFDEELCELRKQKSAAFFSGLKKTGPAFPSDGDD from the coding sequence ATGACCAAAAACCTCAGAAACATTTTCGGTGGAGAAGCCAATCTCTCTTTGGGATTTGGAACTCCGAAACAGGGTCGCGGCGAGGCCAACAAAGCTGGGGCCGATGCCTTCGCTGAGAAGATGCGACCGATACTCCTGAAACTCTCTTTGGAAGCTGGTGTCGTCTGTGGGTCGGTTGTTCTTGCCCGGATGTTGAACGAGCAGGGCATTCCGACAGCACGCAGCGGTAAGTGGCACCCTGAGACGGTGAAACGGCTGTTGCGCCGGGTGCAGCCGAACTTCGACGAAGAACTCTGCGAGTTACGAAAGCAAAAAAGCGCGGCCTTCTTCTCAGGACTAAAGAAGACGGGGCCAGCTTTTCCGTCCGATGGAGATGACTAA
- a CDS encoding reverse transcriptase domain-containing protein has translation MSTKQWNEKQYQVAKTAEAELWRKLRSACESGKLKRADYLTQLYFKSHHVKYFHAVEAFRNLKPHKKSKDIDLSYLADTVNVHKASTEPVVFDIKSKNSGHDYRHVKDYGIENRTKQGIVLAVLKARTHLHPNQFANVGGKNDAAKLVVQYLSAGFGWCVELDINDCFPSVCVEALSGYLPIPGTVIKHVLTCEESCAIPGSTLMNLVDPEGDLSLMTEEPDLLAETLKEGRQGIPQGSTVSSYVFELLLAPVFEDVPEGVRLVGYSDNILVMGRTEDDAVSMLFSLGAALKKHPAGPFTSKCGKITSPSQKFEFLGYEFQACPNGTTLVPSGQNRAEFQHKFDKGIGRIAKAGMTKERRKKEKENLRRYVRGWCAAFGLWDKAEPFKENRMRDIGDACVEAAG, from the coding sequence ATGAGCACGAAACAGTGGAACGAAAAGCAGTATCAAGTGGCGAAGACTGCCGAGGCTGAGCTGTGGCGCAAGCTGCGTAGCGCCTGCGAGTCGGGAAAGTTGAAGCGCGCAGACTACCTGACCCAGCTCTATTTTAAGTCCCATCACGTGAAGTATTTCCACGCCGTCGAGGCGTTTCGGAATCTCAAGCCGCACAAAAAGAGCAAAGACATCGACCTGAGCTATCTTGCTGATACCGTAAATGTGCACAAAGCCTCGACGGAACCGGTTGTCTTCGACATCAAATCGAAGAATTCGGGGCACGATTATCGGCACGTAAAAGACTACGGGATCGAGAACAGAACCAAGCAAGGGATCGTTCTCGCCGTGTTGAAAGCGCGAACGCACCTCCACCCGAACCAATTCGCCAACGTGGGCGGTAAGAACGATGCGGCGAAGCTGGTCGTTCAGTACTTGAGTGCAGGCTTTGGTTGGTGTGTTGAACTAGACATAAATGATTGTTTCCCATCTGTGTGTGTGGAGGCCTTGTCGGGATACCTCCCCATACCAGGCACAGTGATCAAGCACGTTCTCACGTGCGAAGAAAGCTGTGCTATCCCAGGTAGTACTCTCATGAACCTGGTAGACCCCGAAGGCGATCTCAGCCTGATGACAGAGGAGCCCGACCTCCTTGCTGAGACGCTCAAGGAGGGCCGGCAGGGCATACCCCAAGGGTCGACCGTATCGTCGTACGTATTTGAACTGCTATTAGCGCCAGTCTTCGAAGACGTCCCGGAAGGCGTCAGGTTGGTTGGCTACTCTGACAACATCCTTGTGATGGGCAGGACGGAAGACGATGCGGTGTCGATGTTATTTAGCCTTGGGGCCGCTCTCAAGAAGCACCCTGCCGGCCCGTTTACGTCTAAGTGTGGGAAGATTACGTCACCCAGCCAAAAATTCGAGTTCCTGGGTTACGAGTTTCAGGCGTGCCCGAATGGTACAACGCTCGTTCCGAGCGGTCAGAACCGTGCTGAGTTTCAGCATAAATTCGACAAAGGCATAGGCCGCATTGCCAAAGCCGGAATGACAAAAGAACGCAGGAAAAAGGAGAAAGAAAACCTTCGTCGGTATGTGCGGGGATGGTGCGCGGCTTTTGGACTTTGGGATAAAGCAGAGCCATTTAAAGAGAACCGGATGAGGGATATCGGTGATGCTTGCGTAGAAGCGGCGGGCTGA